A genomic window from Acinetobacter chinensis includes:
- a CDS encoding PadR family transcriptional regulator yields the protein MSLAHVLLTSLMEKPSTGFELARRFDRSMGFFWNATHQQIYRELNGMQKKGWISTLEDEADTGRKKTYQVEQPGRIELTEWMSKQGQPAQLREEIMVRLRAEAQLGGNSILPELHRHLKIHRDNLIVYEQIFAKDFAHADEQNRTLFIHKMILQLGIDLEKGWIHWLEQLIPPLQKFAENDPK from the coding sequence ATGTCTTTAGCCCATGTTTTACTGACCAGTCTGATGGAAAAACCGAGTACAGGTTTTGAACTTGCACGACGTTTTGACCGTTCCATGGGTTTCTTCTGGAATGCAACCCATCAGCAGATTTATCGTGAACTCAATGGCATGCAAAAAAAAGGATGGATTTCCACGCTGGAAGATGAAGCCGATACCGGACGTAAAAAAACATATCAGGTGGAACAACCAGGTCGTATCGAACTGACCGAATGGATGAGCAAACAGGGACAGCCTGCCCAGTTACGTGAAGAAATTATGGTGCGCCTGCGTGCTGAGGCACAACTGGGTGGAAACAGTATTTTGCCTGAACTGCACAGACACCTGAAAATTCATCGTGACAATTTAATTGTCTATGAACAGATTTTTGCCAAAGACTTTGCTCATGCAGATGAACAAAATAGAACATTATTTATTCATAAAATGATCTTACAATTAGGAATTGATCTGGAGAAAGGCTGGATTCACTGGCTTGAACAACTTATTCCTCCGCTTCAGAAATTCGCTGAAAATGACCCGAAATAG